A window of [Clostridium] innocuum genomic DNA:
TGGCAGATAGGCGCCGCCGTGTCCGATTTCCTCATACAGCGGGAAAGCGAACAACGTGGTATACTGCGGCTTTCTGCCGGTTTTCTGTAAATCCTCCAGCACTGCAAACACGGCTGCCACTGCCGCCTTGTCATCGATGAAACGGGATTTGATGAAGCCGCTTTTTGTAAATCGATAATCCGGATCGATGGAAATGATGTCTCCATGCTCAATCCCCAGTGCGCGCACCTCATCACTGCTGTGTACCAGCTCATCCAGAATGACCATCATATTGGATTCCTCGCGCACGGCGCTTCTCGCATCATCAAACACATGGGTGGAATGCGATGTGCAGGCAAGCAGACCGGTGATCGTGTTTCCATCCCGTGTATGCACCTGAACGCTGCAGCCTTCAATATTGTTGTAGTTGATGCCTCCCAGATTGCGTAAAGCCAGTGTTCCGTTATCGTTGATATGGCGAACCATCAGGCCGATGGTATCCAGGTGAGCACCGACACAAACCGTTTTTGTCGTATCCTCTCCCTCCACCCGGATATAAGCGGTGCGCTTGCGGTCATACGTAAGTGTATATCCATACTTCTTTGCAAGGCGTTCCATCAGCGGATGAATCTCCTCATAATAGCTGACCGGACTCGGTGTTTCAATCAGCATCCTTGTCA
This region includes:
- a CDS encoding M42 family metallopeptidase, encoding MEYHVEETTIEALTRMLIETPSPVSYYEEIHPLMERLAKKYGYTLTYDRKRTAYIRVEGEDTTKTVCVGAHLDTIGLMVRHINDNGTLALRNLGGINYNNIEGCSVQVHTRDGNTITGLLACTSHSTHVFDDARSAVREESNMMVILDELVHSSDEVRALGIEHGDIISIDPDYRFTKSGFIKSRFIDDKAAVAAVFAVLEDLQKTGRKPQYTTLFAFPLYEEIGHGGAYLPQEVSEYVALDIGLIGPDYCGSETKVSICAKDNYTPYDRALTTKLIHLAGDQKLDYSVDVFYHYGTDASAAIRAGNNVYAAAFGMGCFASHGMERCHIQSVVQTAKLLYAYLLSK